Proteins from one Mycobacterium sp. HUMS_12744610 genomic window:
- a CDS encoding helix-turn-helix domain-containing protein, whose protein sequence is MLSVGVDPVVVERQLRSGVLSCPRCGQRLAPWGHAAPRFVRRATAVVERIWPRRAICSSAAGCGRSHVLLPRFCLGRRVDAVSVIWAALLARAAGWGWRRICAAAGRPASTVRGWLSRFCVHAESIRVGFARLERHANTGADMDRLAPAASPVADAVAQIGVACAAVRRVAGSAVFEVSAAELVAACSGGWLLGSGPPAVAALSINMSPRL, encoded by the coding sequence TTGCTCAGTGTAGGTGTCGATCCTGTTGTTGTTGAACGTCAGTTGCGCTCGGGCGTGCTGAGCTGCCCGCGGTGCGGGCAGCGGTTGGCGCCGTGGGGGCACGCCGCGCCGCGGTTTGTGCGTCGTGCGACGGCGGTGGTGGAGCGGATCTGGCCGCGGCGGGCGATCTGTTCGAGCGCGGCGGGCTGTGGCCGCTCACACGTGCTGCTACCCCGGTTCTGTCTGGGCCGGCGGGTCGACGCGGTTTCGGTGATTTGGGCGGCGCTGCTGGCCCGGGCGGCGGGTTGGGGGTGGCGGCGGATCTGCGCGGCGGCGGGTCGCCCGGCCTCCACGGTTCGGGGCTGGCTGTCGCGGTTTTGCGTGCATGCCGAGTCGATCCGGGTCGGGTTCGCCCGGCTGGAACGCCACGCCAATACCGGCGCCGACATGGATCGTCTGGCTCCTGCGGCAAGCCCGGTCGCCGATGCGGTCGCCCAGATCGGTGTGGCGTGCGCGGCGGTGCGCCGGGTGGCCGGTTCGGCCGTGTTCGAGGTGTCGGCGGCCGAGCTGGTGGCGGCGTGCTCGGGTGGCTGGCTGTTGGGGTCGGGGCCGCCGGCGGTGGCGGCGTTGTCGATCAACATGAGCCCGCGTCTGTGA
- a CDS encoding helix-turn-helix domain-containing protein gives MSKKKSRAERARDIALYRYALIRPLADPGLSATERGRLVRELAAQVHLGPSGEPVTVSRASLDRWIRAWRAGGFDALIPPERQVAPRTDAEVLELAARLKREHPARTAAHIARIVEAEQGWAPSARTLQRHFARLELNTRPDGNPPAAFGRFEAEAPDQMWISDGLHGPIVAGRRAVLFALLDDHSRYVPGHRWGHGEDTLGMQAARACHDFCVSQR, from the coding sequence ATGTCGAAGAAGAAGTCGCGGGCCGAGCGGGCGCGCGATATCGCGCTGTACCGGTATGCGCTGATTAGGCCGCTGGCCGATCCGGGCCTGTCAGCGACCGAGCGGGGTCGGCTGGTGCGGGAGCTGGCCGCCCAGGTGCATCTGGGCCCATCCGGTGAGCCGGTGACGGTGTCCCGCGCCAGCCTGGACCGCTGGATTAGGGCGTGGCGGGCCGGCGGGTTCGACGCGCTGATCCCGCCCGAACGCCAGGTGGCCCCGCGCACCGACGCCGAGGTGTTGGAGCTCGCGGCGCGGCTCAAGCGCGAACACCCCGCCCGTACTGCGGCCCACATCGCCCGCATCGTGGAGGCCGAGCAGGGGTGGGCGCCCTCGGCGCGCACTTTGCAACGCCACTTCGCCCGGCTCGAGCTCAACACCCGCCCGGACGGCAACCCGCCGGCCGCGTTCGGCCGATTCGAGGCCGAGGCGCCCGACCAGATGTGGATCAGCGACGGGCTGCACGGCCCGATCGTCGCCGGCCGCCGGGCGGTGTTGTTCGCGCTGCTTGACGACCACTCCCGCTACGTGCCCGGGCACCGGTGGGGCCACGGCGAGGACACCCTGGGCATGCAGGCCGCGCGAGCCTGTCACGATTTCTGTGTAAGTCAGAGGTGA
- a CDS encoding IS256 family transposase, translating into MAEMFTEETLDSLIKDAVKTGTPIDGADGLLNQLTKAVLERALNAELTHHLGYEAGDPAGRGSGNSRNGTTPKTVTTVNGPVQIDAPRDRNGSFEPAIVPKKTRRLNNINSVVLSLYSRGMTTRDIEAHLQEVYGASVSRELISNITEVVVDEIKAWQARPLDEVYPILYIDGLRLRIGDNGVITTKVAYLAIGVDLEGRKHALGCWIQDSEGAKFWQKVVIDLRNRGVRDILIACCDGLTGLPDAIRSIYPDTVVQTCVVHVIRNAMRFVSYKDRKKVATAMRAIYSAPTVDGAELALKEFDQQFGAQYPGAIDVWHNAWGEFVPFLDYPVELRKIVYTTNAIESINFQLRKITKNRGHFTDKDAAMKLLYLGLRNISSERGGYSGTGTHNWTVALNTLARLFPGRIPLC; encoded by the coding sequence CTGGCCGAGATGTTCACCGAAGAGACGCTGGACTCGTTGATTAAGGATGCGGTGAAGACCGGGACCCCGATCGACGGCGCGGACGGTTTGCTGAACCAGCTGACTAAGGCCGTGCTGGAGCGGGCGCTGAATGCGGAGCTAACCCACCATCTGGGTTATGAGGCCGGCGATCCGGCCGGACGCGGATCGGGAAATTCGCGCAACGGCACCACGCCGAAAACGGTGACCACCGTCAACGGCCCGGTGCAGATCGATGCGCCGCGTGATCGCAACGGCTCGTTTGAGCCGGCGATTGTGCCGAAGAAGACCCGCCGGCTCAACAACATCAATTCGGTGGTGTTGTCGCTGTATTCACGGGGAATGACCACCCGCGATATCGAAGCCCACCTGCAGGAGGTCTATGGGGCGTCGGTGTCGCGGGAGTTGATCTCCAATATCACCGAGGTGGTGGTCGATGAGATCAAGGCCTGGCAGGCCCGCCCGCTCGATGAGGTCTACCCGATCCTCTACATCGATGGGCTGCGGCTGCGGATCGGCGACAACGGGGTCATCACCACCAAGGTCGCCTATTTGGCCATTGGCGTGGATCTGGAGGGCCGCAAACACGCCTTGGGCTGCTGGATCCAGGACTCCGAGGGGGCGAAGTTCTGGCAGAAGGTCGTCATCGACCTGCGCAACCGCGGGGTGCGCGACATCCTCATCGCCTGCTGCGACGGGCTGACCGGTCTGCCTGATGCGATCCGCTCGATCTATCCCGATACCGTGGTGCAGACCTGCGTCGTGCACGTCATTAGGAATGCGATGCGCTTCGTGTCTTATAAGGACCGCAAGAAGGTCGCCACCGCGATGCGGGCGATCTACAGTGCGCCGACCGTCGATGGAGCCGAACTCGCACTCAAGGAGTTCGACCAGCAATTCGGCGCCCAATATCCGGGTGCAATTGACGTGTGGCACAACGCCTGGGGGGAATTCGTTCCGTTCCTGGACTATCCGGTGGAGTTGCGCAAGATCGTCTACACCACCAATGCGATCGAGTCGATCAACTTCCAGTTGCGCAAGATCACCAAGAACCGTGGTCATTTCACGGACAAGGACGCCGCGATGAAGTTGCTGTACCTCGGGCTGCGCAACATCTCCAGCGAGAGAGGAGGCTATTCGGGTACTGGAACGCACAACTGGACTGTGGCGCTCAACACACTCGCCAGACTATTCCCTGGGCGAATCCCATTGTGCTAG
- a CDS encoding integrase core domain-containing protein has translation MTRPAMWVAVKTHGCPRKLYCDNGAAYVSGQLAWSAAVLDIALVHSRPGKPQGRGKIERWNRTVRDQFLVEIEAAGEVASLEELNRLFTAWCHQHYHRSVHSETGATPLARYHAQGRTPAPRPDAGLLRRAFLWREQRRVTATATVSLHGNRYELDPALVGRVVDLLFTPFDLTVIDIEYQGKAMGRAIPHTIGRHTHPAVKPDIPAPVQATGIDYLHLLEQAHQADVGQAINYLALADSDIQAPRHDQTGPQNP, from the coding sequence ATGACACGCCCTGCGATGTGGGTCGCGGTCAAAACCCACGGCTGCCCGCGAAAACTGTACTGCGACAACGGAGCTGCCTACGTCAGCGGTCAGCTGGCCTGGTCGGCGGCGGTGCTCGACATCGCGCTGGTGCACAGCCGGCCCGGAAAACCGCAAGGGCGGGGCAAAATAGAACGCTGGAACCGCACCGTGCGCGACCAGTTCCTGGTCGAGATCGAGGCCGCCGGGGAGGTGGCCTCGCTCGAGGAGCTGAACCGGTTGTTCACCGCCTGGTGCCACCAGCACTACCACCGCAGCGTGCATTCAGAAACCGGCGCCACCCCGCTGGCGCGCTATCACGCCCAGGGCCGCACCCCGGCGCCGCGCCCGGACGCGGGGCTTTTGCGGCGCGCGTTTTTGTGGCGCGAGCAGCGCAGGGTCACCGCCACCGCCACGGTGTCGTTGCACGGCAACCGCTATGAGCTCGACCCCGCCCTGGTCGGCCGTGTCGTGGATCTGCTGTTCACCCCGTTCGACCTGACCGTCATCGACATCGAATACCAGGGCAAGGCGATGGGCCGGGCCATTCCGCACACCATCGGCCGCCACACCCACCCCGCGGTCAAACCCGACATCCCCGCACCGGTGCAAGCCACCGGCATCGACTACCTGCACCTGCTGGAGCAGGCACATCAAGCCGATGTGGGTCAGGCGATCAACTATCTCGCCCTGGCCGACAGCGACATCCAAGCACCCCGCCACGACCAAACCGGACCGCAAAACCCTTAA
- a CDS encoding ExeA family protein — MLDKIQSYFGLTTMPFGRALAPGMLFPSADHSQAAARIGYGIATRGITVITGEVGVGKTVAARAAIERAEPARHHLIYIPDPTVAARGIYHHIVTALGCRPSFHNAALVPQARDALAAEAAERGRVPILCIDEAHLLSHDALEALRLLTNHRLDTESPFATILLGQPTLAAKMSLGILAALEQRITVRRTMTGMTSEETAGYIRHHLQLAGRSDPLFTDDALALIHDSGRGKPRGVNRLAIAALIAACAAGKNLVDESSARSAITETNHDIQPATP, encoded by the coding sequence ATGCTCGACAAGATCCAATCCTATTTCGGTTTGACGACCATGCCCTTCGGCCGCGCCCTGGCGCCGGGCATGCTGTTTCCCAGTGCCGACCACTCCCAGGCCGCCGCCCGCATCGGCTACGGCATCGCCACCCGCGGTATCACCGTGATCACCGGCGAAGTCGGTGTCGGCAAGACCGTCGCCGCCCGCGCCGCGATCGAGCGCGCCGAACCGGCACGTCACCACCTGATCTACATCCCCGACCCCACCGTCGCCGCCCGCGGCATCTACCACCACATCGTGACCGCGCTGGGCTGCCGGCCCAGCTTCCACAACGCCGCCCTGGTTCCCCAAGCCCGCGATGCGCTGGCCGCCGAAGCCGCCGAACGCGGCCGCGTCCCCATCTTGTGCATCGACGAGGCCCACCTGCTTTCCCACGACGCCCTCGAAGCGCTGCGGCTGCTCACCAATCACCGTCTCGACACCGAATCACCGTTCGCCACAATACTTCTCGGCCAACCCACACTCGCCGCCAAAATGTCCCTGGGCATCTTGGCCGCCCTGGAACAACGCATCACCGTGCGCCGCACCATGACCGGCATGACCAGCGAGGAGACCGCCGGATACATCCGCCACCACCTACAGCTCGCCGGCCGATCCGACCCGCTGTTCACCGACGATGCCCTCGCCCTGATCCACGACTCCGGTCGCGGCAAGCCCCGCGGTGTCAACCGGCTCGCCATCGCCGCGCTCATCGCCGCCTGCGCCGCAGGCAAAAACCTCGTCGACGAGTCCAGCGCACGATCGGCGATCACCGAAACCAACCACGACATCCAGCCCGCGACACCCTGA
- a CDS encoding metal-dependent hydrolase, with protein MTAVEVQHDGYPAYRRKVRFDWSGTPLHWVPDDPFSTHVMNVLHLLLPAGERWFIQVVNEAEPMVDDPELRAAIKPFIQQEAWHAWAHQMVLDHLADQGIDTAPYTDKLQKWLSVLGDQHEKWPKALQRWWLYRRLADVAALEHFTAVLGQWVIQNRGLDYAGTDPTMLDLLRWHGAEEIEHRSLVYDVYQNVCGSYPLRALSMLLTMPQFVFWWLAGVRYLMANDPTTDAKPRWRDWLRAARQYRVPGPWKLTVTVPLRYLRPSHHPSTEASTQMAMEYLEHSPAALAASQNGAER; from the coding sequence ATGACCGCTGTCGAAGTTCAGCACGACGGATACCCGGCGTACCGCCGCAAGGTGCGGTTCGACTGGTCGGGCACCCCGCTGCACTGGGTGCCCGACGACCCGTTCTCCACGCACGTGATGAACGTGCTGCACCTGCTGCTGCCGGCCGGCGAGCGCTGGTTCATCCAGGTCGTCAACGAGGCCGAGCCGATGGTCGACGACCCCGAACTGCGGGCCGCGATCAAGCCGTTCATCCAGCAGGAGGCCTGGCACGCCTGGGCGCACCAGATGGTGCTCGACCACCTGGCCGACCAGGGGATCGACACCGCGCCCTACACCGACAAGCTGCAGAAGTGGCTGTCCGTCCTCGGCGACCAGCACGAGAAGTGGCCCAAGGCGTTGCAGCGCTGGTGGCTGTACCGGCGGCTGGCCGACGTCGCCGCGCTCGAGCATTTCACCGCGGTGCTCGGGCAGTGGGTCATCCAGAACCGCGGCCTCGACTATGCCGGCACCGACCCGACGATGCTGGACCTGCTGCGCTGGCACGGGGCCGAGGAGATCGAGCACCGCTCCCTGGTCTACGACGTCTACCAGAACGTGTGCGGCAGCTACCCGCTGCGCGCCTTGTCGATGCTGCTGACCATGCCGCAGTTCGTGTTCTGGTGGCTGGCCGGGGTGCGCTACCTGATGGCCAACGACCCCACCACCGACGCCAAGCCGCGCTGGCGCGACTGGCTGCGCGCCGCGCGCCAATACCGGGTGCCGGGACCGTGGAAGCTCACCGTGACCGTGCCGCTGCGGTACCTGCGGCCCAGCCACCACCCGAGCACCGAGGCGTCCACGCAGATGGCGATGGAGTATCTGGAGCACTCGCCGGCCGCGCTGGCCGCGAGCCAGAACGGGGCCGAGCGCTAG
- the ligA gene encoding NAD-dependent DNA ligase LigA, whose product MSSAEAGPAPPEVRRQWRELADEVREHQFRYYVRDAPIISDAEFDELLLRLTALEERYPELRTPDSPTQLVGGAGFATDFASAEHLERMLSLDNVFSTDEFDAWAARIHAEVGTDVAFLCELKIDGVALSLVYREGRLVRAATRGDGRVGEDVTLNARTIDDVPERLTAGPNHPIPEVLEVRGEVFFRLADFEALNASLVEEGKTPFANPRNSAAGSLRQKDPAVTARRRLRMICHGLGHTEGFRPATLHDAYLALGAWGLPVSSHTTRVDSVAGVHERIRYWGEHRHDVDHEIDGVVVKLDDVALQRRLGSTSRAPRWAIAYKYSPQEVQTKLLDIRVNVGRTGRVTPFALMAPVKVAGSTVALATLHNAAEVRRKGVLIGDTVVIRKAGDVIPEVLGPVVDLRDGSERAFVMPTHCPECGTELAPEKEGDADIRCPNARSCPAQLRERVFHVAGRGALDIEGLGYEAAAALLAAGVIADEGDLFTLTEDDLLRTELFRTKAGTLSANGARLLANLEEAKAAPLWRVLVALSIRHVGPTAARALATEFGDLQAVESASTEQLAAVEGVGPTIAAAVTEWFTVDWHRTIVDKWRAAGVRMADERDTSVPRTCEGLTVVVTGSLTGFSRDEAKEAIVARGGKAAGSVSKKTDFVVAGDSPGSKYDKAVELGVPILDEDGFRRLLEQGPPDGETPE is encoded by the coding sequence GTGAGTTCAGCAGAGGCCGGCCCCGCCCCGCCCGAGGTTCGGCGGCAGTGGCGCGAACTGGCCGACGAGGTGCGCGAACACCAGTTCCGCTACTACGTGCGCGACGCGCCGATCATCTCCGACGCGGAGTTCGACGAGCTGCTGCTGCGGCTGACGGCGCTCGAGGAGCGCTATCCCGAGCTGCGCACCCCCGATTCGCCCACCCAGCTGGTCGGCGGCGCCGGCTTCGCCACCGACTTCGCCTCCGCCGAGCACCTGGAGCGCATGCTCAGCCTGGACAACGTGTTCAGCACCGACGAGTTCGACGCGTGGGCCGCCCGCATCCACGCCGAGGTCGGCACCGACGTGGCCTTCCTGTGCGAGCTCAAGATCGACGGGGTGGCGCTGTCGCTGGTCTACCGCGAGGGCCGGCTGGTGCGGGCGGCGACCCGCGGCGACGGGCGGGTCGGCGAAGACGTGACGCTCAACGCGCGCACCATCGACGACGTCCCCGAACGGCTCACGGCCGGCCCGAATCACCCGATACCCGAGGTGCTCGAGGTGCGCGGTGAGGTGTTCTTCCGGCTCGCCGACTTCGAGGCCCTCAACGCCAGCCTCGTCGAGGAGGGCAAAACGCCGTTCGCCAACCCGCGCAACAGCGCCGCGGGCTCGCTGCGGCAGAAGGACCCCGCGGTCACCGCCCGCCGCAGGCTCCGGATGATCTGCCACGGGCTCGGGCACACCGAGGGATTCCGGCCCGCGACCCTGCACGACGCCTACCTTGCGCTCGGTGCCTGGGGACTGCCCGTCTCCAGCCACACCACCCGGGTCGACAGCGTCGCCGGCGTGCACGAGCGGATCCGCTACTGGGGCGAGCACCGCCACGACGTGGACCACGAGATCGACGGCGTCGTCGTCAAACTCGACGACGTGGCGCTGCAGCGCAGGCTGGGCTCGACGTCGCGGGCGCCGCGCTGGGCGATCGCCTACAAGTACTCGCCGCAGGAGGTGCAGACCAAGCTTCTGGACATCCGGGTCAACGTCGGCCGGACCGGGCGCGTCACGCCGTTCGCCCTCATGGCGCCGGTCAAGGTCGCCGGTTCGACGGTGGCGCTGGCGACCCTGCACAACGCCGCCGAGGTCAGGCGCAAGGGCGTGCTGATCGGGGACACCGTGGTGATCCGCAAGGCCGGCGACGTGATCCCCGAGGTGCTGGGTCCGGTCGTCGACCTGCGCGACGGCTCCGAACGTGCGTTCGTCATGCCCACCCACTGCCCCGAGTGCGGCACCGAACTGGCCCCCGAGAAGGAGGGCGACGCCGACATCCGCTGCCCCAACGCCCGGTCCTGCCCGGCGCAGCTGCGGGAGCGCGTGTTCCACGTCGCCGGCCGCGGCGCCCTCGACATCGAGGGTCTGGGCTACGAGGCGGCCGCCGCGCTGCTGGCCGCCGGGGTGATCGCCGACGAGGGCGACCTGTTCACGCTCACCGAGGACGACCTGCTGCGCACCGAGCTGTTCCGGACGAAGGCCGGAACGCTGTCGGCCAACGGCGCGCGGCTGCTGGCCAACCTCGAGGAGGCCAAGGCCGCGCCGCTGTGGCGGGTGCTGGTGGCGCTGTCGATCCGGCACGTGGGACCCACGGCCGCCCGCGCCCTGGCCACCGAGTTCGGCGACCTGCAGGCGGTCGAGTCGGCGTCCACCGAGCAGCTGGCCGCGGTCGAGGGCGTGGGACCGACCATCGCCGCGGCGGTCACCGAGTGGTTCACCGTGGACTGGCACCGCACGATCGTCGACAAGTGGCGGGCCGCGGGCGTGCGCATGGCCGACGAGCGCGACACGAGCGTGCCGCGCACCTGCGAGGGTCTGACGGTCGTGGTCACCGGTTCGCTGACCGGGTTCTCCCGCGACGAGGCCAAGGAGGCGATCGTGGCGCGCGGCGGCAAGGCCGCCGGTTCGGTGTCGAAGAAGACCGACTTCGTCGTCGCCGGCGATTCGCCCGGCTCCAAATACGACAAGGCCGTCGAGCTGGGGGTCCCGATCCTCGACGAGGACGGCTTCCGCCGGTTGCTCGAGCAGGGGCCCCCGGACGGGGAAACCCCCGAATAG
- a CDS encoding type II toxin-antitoxin system VapB family antitoxin, giving the protein MRTTINIDADLLAEAKVLAAKTSRPLGAIVDDALRALLRRCGDEGGRTEFRLPTHGSGGLQAGVDLEDKDALAELLGDNAAP; this is encoded by the coding sequence GTGCGGACGACGATCAACATCGACGCCGACTTGCTCGCCGAGGCAAAGGTCCTGGCGGCGAAAACATCCCGGCCGCTCGGAGCGATAGTCGACGACGCGTTGCGCGCACTGCTGCGGCGGTGCGGCGACGAAGGCGGCCGCACCGAGTTCCGGTTGCCGACCCACGGCAGCGGTGGGTTGCAGGCGGGCGTCGACCTGGAAGACAAGGACGCCCTCGCCGAGCTGCTGGGCGACAATGCTGCTCCTTGA
- a CDS encoding type II toxin-antitoxin system VapC family toxin yields the protein MLLLDVNVCVYAIRRDSARHAAYRAWMEDRLVGDEPVGMSELVLSGVIRLITNHRVFRQPSTTAQALEACRALRTAPAAVALRPGPRHWDIFDALCDRIGAKGNAVADAYHAALAIENGATWVTTDRGFARFPGLRWRPPFD from the coding sequence ATGCTGCTCCTTGATGTCAACGTCTGCGTCTATGCCATCCGCCGCGACAGCGCCCGGCACGCCGCGTATCGTGCCTGGATGGAAGATCGACTCGTCGGCGACGAGCCGGTCGGGATGAGCGAGCTCGTGCTGTCGGGTGTCATCCGCTTGATCACCAACCATCGCGTCTTTCGACAGCCGAGCACCACGGCTCAGGCGCTCGAGGCGTGCCGCGCTCTCCGAACGGCTCCCGCGGCCGTCGCGCTGCGGCCGGGGCCGCGGCACTGGGACATCTTCGACGCGCTGTGCGACCGGATCGGCGCCAAGGGCAACGCGGTGGCCGACGCCTACCACGCCGCTCTGGCCATCGAGAACGGCGCGACCTGGGTCACCACCGACCGCGGTTTCGCCCGCTTCCCGGGCCTGCGCTGGCGTCCGCCGTTCGACTGA
- a CDS encoding methionine synthase — protein sequence MSVFATASGVGSWPGVTPRQAAEVVVGELGGALAHIAELPARGVGADLLGRAGALLIDVAIDTTTRGYRIVARPGAVTRRAVSLLDEDSDALEEAWEIAGLRGGGRVVKVQAPGPITLAAGLELANGHRAITDPGALRDLAASLAEGVAAHRAALSRRLETPVVVQFDEPSLPTALGGRLTGVTSLSTVPALDEAVAGPLLDACVDKVGADVLLHSCAPELPWNLLQRSAISAVSVDAGTLGAADLDGVAAFVESGRTVMLGVVAVTAPERRPSAEEVAAAVVAVTDRLGFSRAALRDRIGVTPACGLAGATQQWARTAIGLARKAAEAFAQDPDAIGPG from the coding sequence GTGAGTGTGTTCGCGACCGCCAGCGGCGTCGGCTCGTGGCCCGGCGTCACCCCGCGGCAGGCGGCTGAGGTCGTCGTCGGCGAACTGGGGGGCGCGCTCGCCCACATCGCCGAGCTGCCCGCCCGCGGCGTGGGCGCCGATCTGCTCGGCCGGGCCGGGGCGCTGCTCATCGACGTGGCCATCGACACCACGACGCGCGGCTACCGCATCGTCGCCCGGCCCGGGGCGGTGACCCGCCGGGCCGTCAGCCTGCTCGACGAGGACTCCGATGCGCTCGAAGAGGCCTGGGAGATCGCCGGCCTGCGCGGCGGGGGACGCGTGGTCAAGGTGCAGGCGCCGGGGCCGATCACGCTGGCCGCCGGGCTGGAGCTGGCCAACGGGCACCGGGCGATCACCGACCCCGGCGCGCTGCGCGACCTGGCGGCCTCGCTGGCCGAGGGCGTCGCCGCGCACCGCGCCGCGCTGTCCCGGCGGCTCGAGACGCCCGTGGTGGTGCAGTTCGACGAGCCGTCGCTGCCGACGGCGCTGGGCGGGCGGCTGACCGGGGTGACGTCGCTGAGCACGGTCCCCGCGCTGGACGAGGCGGTGGCCGGCCCGCTGCTCGACGCCTGCGTCGACAAGGTGGGCGCCGACGTGCTGTTACACAGCTGCGCTCCGGAGCTTCCGTGGAACCTGTTGCAGCGCAGTGCGATCAGCGCCGTATCGGTGGACGCGGGCACGCTGGGTGCCGCGGACCTGGACGGCGTCGCCGCGTTCGTCGAGTCGGGCCGCACCGTCATGCTCGGCGTGGTCGCCGTGACGGCGCCCGAGCGGCGCCCGTCGGCCGAGGAGGTGGCCGCCGCGGTGGTCGCGGTGACCGACCGGCTCGGGTTCTCCCGCGCGGCGCTGCGCGACCGGATCGGCGTCACGCCCGCGTGCGGGCTGGCCGGTGCGACCCAGCAGTGGGCCCGCACCGCGATCGGGCTCGCGCGCAAGGCCGCCGAGGCGTTCGCGCAGGATCCGGACGCGATCGGCCCCGGATAG
- a CDS encoding sensor domain-containing protein has protein sequence MVRFTRPLLITGAVLLTAACTRVVDGTALPGYGATRHPVHGIDVDTVLLDQPRMRAITGAGEHLTIIPSMDGISPVDIDALADNAPQECRFLFAETATFGPDIEEFHKTTFQDPPEGALISEGAAAYPDADTARRAFGALVATVGNCADSPAGQLLVGDWQADTHSLHLRPGGCGRDYRVLSVALLEVTYCGFPQSVSDIVMTNIVANVPN, from the coding sequence ATGGTGAGATTCACGCGGCCCCTGCTGATCACCGGCGCGGTTTTGCTCACCGCGGCGTGCACGCGGGTGGTGGACGGCACGGCGCTGCCGGGCTACGGCGCCACCCGGCACCCCGTGCACGGCATCGACGTCGACACGGTGCTGCTGGACCAGCCCCGCATGCGCGCGATCACCGGCGCCGGCGAGCACCTCACGATCATCCCGTCGATGGACGGCATCAGCCCGGTGGACATCGACGCGCTGGCCGACAACGCGCCGCAAGAATGCCGGTTCCTGTTCGCCGAGACCGCGACGTTCGGGCCCGACATCGAGGAGTTCCACAAGACGACGTTCCAGGATCCGCCCGAGGGGGCGCTGATCTCGGAGGGCGCCGCCGCCTACCCGGACGCCGACACCGCCCGGCGGGCGTTCGGCGCCCTGGTGGCCACCGTCGGCAACTGCGCCGACAGCCCGGCCGGCCAGCTGCTCGTCGGCGACTGGCAGGCCGACACGCATTCGCTGCACCTGCGCCCCGGCGGCTGCGGGCGCGACTACCGGGTCCTGTCGGTGGCCCTGCTGGAGGTCACCTACTGCGGCTTCCCGCAGTCGGTGTCCGACATCGTGATGACCAACATCGTCGCCAACGTGCCGAATTAG
- the mnmA gene encoding tRNA 2-thiouridine(34) synthase MnmA has product MKVLAAMSGGVDSSVAAARMVDAGHEVVGVHLALSAAPGTLRTGSRGCCSKEDAADARRVADVLGIPFYVWDFAEKFQADVIDDFVSSYARGETPNPCVRCNQRIKFSALSARALALGFDTVATGHYARLSGGRLRRAVDRDKDQSYVLAVLTAGQLRHAVFPIGDTPKPQIRAEAARRGLAVAEKPDSHDICFIPSGDTRTFLGERIGVRPGSVVDADGAVLATHDGVHGFTVGQRKGLGIAGPGSDGAPRYVTAIDAETATVRVGAATDLDVVELVGRSPVFTAGAAPSGAIECAVQVRAHGETASAVAELVDDELVVRLCDPLRGVARGQTLVLYRPDPGGDEVIGSATIAGTGR; this is encoded by the coding sequence GTGAAGGTCCTCGCTGCGATGAGCGGCGGTGTGGACTCATCGGTGGCCGCCGCCCGCATGGTCGACGCCGGGCACGAGGTGGTCGGCGTGCATCTGGCGCTGTCGGCCGCACCCGGCACGCTGCGCACCGGTTCGCGCGGCTGCTGCTCCAAGGAGGACGCCGCCGACGCGCGCCGCGTCGCCGACGTACTCGGAATCCCTTTCTACGTCTGGGATTTCGCCGAGAAGTTCCAGGCGGACGTGATCGACGACTTCGTGTCGTCCTACGCGCGCGGCGAGACGCCCAACCCGTGCGTGCGCTGCAACCAGCGGATCAAGTTCTCGGCGCTGTCGGCCAGGGCGCTCGCGCTGGGTTTCGACACCGTGGCCACGGGCCACTACGCCCGGCTGTCCGGGGGGCGGCTGCGCCGCGCCGTCGACCGCGACAAGGACCAGTCCTACGTGCTGGCGGTGCTGACCGCCGGGCAGCTGCGCCACGCGGTGTTCCCGATCGGGGACACGCCCAAGCCGCAGATTCGCGCCGAGGCCGCCCGGCGCGGCCTGGCGGTCGCCGAAAAGCCGGACAGCCACGACATCTGCTTCATCCCGTCCGGGGACACCCGGACCTTCCTGGGCGAGCGCATCGGGGTGCGGCCCGGCAGCGTGGTCGACGCCGACGGGGCGGTGCTGGCGACCCACGACGGGGTGCACGGCTTCACCGTGGGGCAGCGCAAGGGCCTGGGCATCGCCGGGCCGGGGTCCGACGGCGCCCCGCGCTATGTGACGGCGATCGACGCCGAGACCGCCACGGTGCGGGTGGGTGCGGCGACCGACCTCGACGTCGTCGAGCTGGTCGGGCGCTCGCCGGTGTTCACCGCCGGCGCCGCGCCGTCCGGCGCAATCGAATGCGCGGTGCAGGTGCGTGCGCACGGCGAAACGGCAAGTGCGGTCGCGGAATTGGTCGACGACGAGCTGGTCGTGCGGCTGTGTGACCCGCTGCGCGGGGTGGCGCGCGGTCAGACGCTGGTGCTGTACCGGCCCGATCCCGGCGGCGACGAGGTGATCGGCAGCGCCACCATCGCGGGCACCGGGCGCTAA